One Pecten maximus chromosome 16, xPecMax1.1, whole genome shotgun sequence DNA window includes the following coding sequences:
- the LOC117344871 gene encoding metabotropic glutamate receptor 7-like isoform X3 gives MLTYGTEFGVFVITLCVLVNPSLGMLRANVTGDVILGGLFPIHRGTDDGQCGDIQEQDGIQTLETAIWTLQQINAKYQNLRIGLVAMDTCESDTVALENALEFVSMDGINLGSNPIDYGYICRDGSLPYQNSFTGPVRMSNRAVGVVGAAFSQVSIAVASFLRLFKVPQISYWSTSPELSDQDRFSYFKRTVPSDAFQARVIVNILLHLEWWYVVALYEQTSYGANLYFETKRLAEEEGICFGLTEKITPSKDGIDDELERLAYKISDIKNSHGKVVVILITHYGLAKALFQAVDRKSLVDTVRWIGVDAWAGRQFDETIQKVVGGAIAVQPLARKLEGFDDYFTSLTPATNSLNPWFREYWEYHFNCKLHGNTKTGNSCTGKERLSSANGYEQLQSLYYVRDAILAFADALHQIHRDTCGLYYRGICPNMAASLTGDMLLSALDNVEFTDPLGFPFHFINGTDGPPRYSIMVYRKEGNKFQWQEVGNYTEGLEGQYRFDIQNLPYNKSICSSACDVGQEKRVLASRPCCWYCKDCTKDQYVSEEFTCETCPQSTSPNNFRNACSLLPVEYVSFGDSIAVVACVFSSVGILLCVFVFVIYIRSRSTPIVKASGIELSFVLLAGIVLSYASTFIFIAKPSDVICGFRRALLGICYTMCYATILTKTNRIYRIFSMRERKTNRVIMKRFTSSKSSLVITLLLCAIECVAIVVWLIFDPPKAVNMDYKPDDVIHNILVCHDSMDFSYIGVLIYPFILMLVCIVYAVKTRKTPDGFNETKFITFCCSSTVIVWIAFIPTYFSTNNSFLRMASLTLSLFVNATVILSLLFLRKIYIVLFRPKKNTREKVMSRASLSHDLGDKESNYSNVHTRPVSTCSVSRPDRQDVQETGKQVNGIKPEVKRMDSEGFSISTPGIGSLGMSLSGSQILSEILPNMQERTVNPRHLTLRDPEDSVDPGVSRSRLKPYQHVIPEIKVNDMPLSSLASNKVVS, from the exons ATGTTGACATATGGAACTGAGTTTGGGGTGTTCGTCATAACTTTGTGTGTACTAGTGAACCCTAGCCTTGGGATGTTGAGAGCAAACGTAACCGGTGACGTCATCTTGGGTGGTTTGTTTCCAATTCACAGAGGTACAGACGATGGACAATGTGGCGACATCCAGGAACAAGATGGCATCCAAACTCTCGAAACAGCCATCTGGACTTTACAACAGATAAACGCCAAATATCAAAATCTCAGAATAGGCCTTGTTGCTATGGATACATGTGAATCAGACACAGTTGCCTTGGAGAACGCGTTAGAATTTGTCAGCATGGACGGAATTAATTTGGGGTCTAATCCCATTGATTATGGATACATTTGTCGTGACGGTAGCCTCCCTTACCAGAACTCTTTTACCGGTCCAGTACGCATGAGCAACAGGGCGGTTGGCGTAGTGGGTGCAGCTTTTAGCCAGGTTTCTATCGCCGTAGCCAGTTTTCTACGACTTTTCAAAGTACCGCAG ATAAGTTACTGGTCAACTAGTCCGGAACTTAGCGACCAGGATCGGTTTTCATATTTCAAGAGAACTGTCCCTTCCGATGCCTTTCAAGCTCGTGTTATCGTCAACATTCTCCT tCACCTGGAATGGTGGTATGTTGTTGCTCTATATGAACAGACAAGTTACGGGGCAAACCTTTACTTCGAGACGAAGCGTCTGGCTGAAGAGGAAGGCATCTGTTTCGGTTTGACAGAAAAGATCACTCCTTCTAAAGATGGAATAGATGATGAGTTAGAACGGCTAGCGTACAAGATTTCGGATATCAAAAACTCACACG GTAAAGTGGTTGTGATTCTCATCACTCACTATGGTCTGGCCAAGGCGCTGTTCCAGGCGGTGGACCGGAAGTCATTGGTAGACACTGTACGCTGGATAGGTGTTGACGCATGGGCAGGGCGGCAGTTTGACGAGACCATACAGAAAGTGGTAGGAGGAGCTATAGCTGTACAGCCATTGGCCAGGAAGTTGGAGGGGTTCGATGACTACTTCACAAG CCTGACTCCGGCAACGAACTCTTTGAATCCGTGGTTCCGGGAATACTGGGAGTACCATTTCAACTGTAAACTCCACGGAAATACCAAAACAGGGAATTCTTGTACAGGAAAGGAACGTCTGAGCTCTGCTAACG GGTATGAACAGCTCCAGTCCCTGTACTACGTCAGGGACGCCATTCTAGCATTCGCCGACGCTTTACACCAGATCCACAGGGATACTTGTGGACTATATTACCGTGGTATATGTCCGAACATGGCAGCCAGTCTTACGGGAGACATGTTACTGTCAGCGCTAGATAACGTCGAGTTCACAG ACCCCTTAGGATTTCCATTCCACTTCATCAACGGTACTGATGGACCTCCGCGGTACAGTATCATGGTATACAGAAAGGAGGGCAACAAGTTCCAGTGGCAGGAAGTTGGAAACTACACAG AAGGCTTAGAAGGACAATACCGATTTGACATCCAAAACTTGCCATACAACAAGTCTATCTGTTCTTCCGCCTGTGATGTCGGCCAGGAGAAACGAGTTTTGGCCAGCCGGCCGTGTTGCTGGTACTGCAAGGACTGTACAAAAGATCAATATGTATCAGAAGAATTTACCTGCGAAACGTGCCCACAAAGTACTTCACCAAACAACTTCCGGAATGCGTGCTCTCTACTTCCGGTGGAGTATGTTTCATTTGGTGATTCCATTGCCGTTGTTGCATGTGTGTTTTCCAGTGTAGGAATACTATTGTGCGTGTTCGTTTTTGTAATCTATATCCGGTCCCGGTCAACTCCAATAGTCAAGGCTTCTGGTATAGAACTTAGTTTTGTCTTGTTGGCTGGGATCGTATTATCCTACGCgtctactttcattttcataGCCAAACCTTCCGACGTGATCTGTGGTTTCCGACGAGCTCTTCTCGGAATCTGCTACACTATGTGTTACGCCACCATTCTTACAAAGACAAATAGAATATACAGAATATTTTCTATgagagaaagaaaaacaaatcgTGTAATAATGAAACGCTTTACAAGCTCCAAATCTTCTCTGGTGATAACACTACTACTCTGTGCAATAGAGTGTGTGGCCATTGTTGTGTGGTTGATATTCGATCCGCCAAAAGCAGTAAACATGGACTACAAACCTGATGACGTGATACACAATATTTTGGTCTGTCATGACAGTATGGATTTTTCCTACATCGGAGTACTCATATACCCGTTTATACTGATgctggtatgtattgtgtatgctGTGAAGACAAGGAAGACGCCTGATGGTTTTAACGAAACAAAATTTATAACATTCTGCTGCTCCTCCACAGTCATTGTGTGGATAGCATTTATCCCTACTTACTTCTCCACGAACAACTCATTCCTAAGAATGGCGTCGTTGACATTGTCGCTGTTTGTGAATGCCACTGTGATACTATCCCTTCTTTTTCTGAGGAAAATCTACATCGTTTTGTTTAGACCTAAGAAAAACACGCGCGAGAAGGTGATGAGCCGAGCGTCCTTGAGTCATGATCTCGGCGACAAAGAAAGTAACTACAGCAACGTCCACACGCGGCCTG TATCTACGTGTTCCGTCAGTAGACCAGACAGACAGGATGTTCAGGAGACTGGTAAGCAGGTTAACGGAATCAAACCAGAGGTAAAGCGTATGGATTCGGAAGGCTTCTCCATTTCCACTCCAGGGATTGGCAGTCTGGGGATGAGTTTGAGTGGGTCGCAGATTCTTTCGGAAATCTTACCCAATATGCAGGAACGTACCGTCAACCCCAGACATCTGACGCTTCGTGATCCCGAGGATAGTGTCGACCCCGGAGTCAGTAGGTCTAGACTGAAACCCTATCAACATGTCATCCCCGAGATCAAAGTAAATGATATGCCATTATCTTCTCTGGCGTCCAACAAAGTGGTCTCGTAA
- the LOC117344871 gene encoding metabotropic glutamate receptor 7-like isoform X1 codes for MLTYGTEFGVFVITLCVLVNPSLGMLRANVTGDVILGGLFPIHRGTDDGQCGDIQEQDGIQTLETAIWTLQQINAKYQNLRIGLVAMDTCESDTVALENALEFVSMDGINLGSNPIDYGYICRDGSLPYQNSFTGPVRMSNRAVGVVGAAFSQVSIAVASFLRLFKVPQISYWSTSPELSDQDRFSYFKRTVPSDAFQARVIVNILLHLEWWYVVALYEQTSYGANLYFETKRLAEEEGICFGLTEKITPSKDGIDDELERLAYKISDIKNSHGKVVVILITHYGLAKALFQAVDRKSLVDTVRWIGVDAWAGRQFDETIQKVVGGAIAVQPLARKLEGFDDYFTSLTPATNSLNPWFREYWEYHFNCKLHGNTKTGNSCTGKERLSSANGYEQLQSLYYVRDAILAFADALHQIHRDTCGLYYRGICPNMAASLTGDMLLSALDNVEFTGNDTARNDNVEFTDPLGFPFHFINGTDGPPRYSIMVYRKEGNKFQWQEVGNYTEGLEGQYRFDIQNLPYNKSICSSACDVGQEKRVLASRPCCWYCKDCTKDQYVSEEFTCETCPQSTSPNNFRNACSLLPVEYVSFGDSIAVVACVFSSVGILLCVFVFVIYIRSRSTPIVKASGIELSFVLLAGIVLSYASTFIFIAKPSDVICGFRRALLGICYTMCYATILTKTNRIYRIFSMRERKTNRVIMKRFTSSKSSLVITLLLCAIECVAIVVWLIFDPPKAVNMDYKPDDVIHNILVCHDSMDFSYIGVLIYPFILMLVCIVYAVKTRKTPDGFNETKFITFCCSSTVIVWIAFIPTYFSTNNSFLRMASLTLSLFVNATVILSLLFLRKIYIVLFRPKKNTREKVMSRASLSHDLGDKESNYSNVHTRPVSTCSVSRPDRQDVQETGKQVNGIKPEVKRMDSEGFSISTPGIGSLGMSLSGSQILSEILPNMQERTVNPRHLTLRDPEDSVDPGVSRSRLKPYQHVIPEIKVNDMPLSSLASNKVVS; via the exons ATGTTGACATATGGAACTGAGTTTGGGGTGTTCGTCATAACTTTGTGTGTACTAGTGAACCCTAGCCTTGGGATGTTGAGAGCAAACGTAACCGGTGACGTCATCTTGGGTGGTTTGTTTCCAATTCACAGAGGTACAGACGATGGACAATGTGGCGACATCCAGGAACAAGATGGCATCCAAACTCTCGAAACAGCCATCTGGACTTTACAACAGATAAACGCCAAATATCAAAATCTCAGAATAGGCCTTGTTGCTATGGATACATGTGAATCAGACACAGTTGCCTTGGAGAACGCGTTAGAATTTGTCAGCATGGACGGAATTAATTTGGGGTCTAATCCCATTGATTATGGATACATTTGTCGTGACGGTAGCCTCCCTTACCAGAACTCTTTTACCGGTCCAGTACGCATGAGCAACAGGGCGGTTGGCGTAGTGGGTGCAGCTTTTAGCCAGGTTTCTATCGCCGTAGCCAGTTTTCTACGACTTTTCAAAGTACCGCAG ATAAGTTACTGGTCAACTAGTCCGGAACTTAGCGACCAGGATCGGTTTTCATATTTCAAGAGAACTGTCCCTTCCGATGCCTTTCAAGCTCGTGTTATCGTCAACATTCTCCT tCACCTGGAATGGTGGTATGTTGTTGCTCTATATGAACAGACAAGTTACGGGGCAAACCTTTACTTCGAGACGAAGCGTCTGGCTGAAGAGGAAGGCATCTGTTTCGGTTTGACAGAAAAGATCACTCCTTCTAAAGATGGAATAGATGATGAGTTAGAACGGCTAGCGTACAAGATTTCGGATATCAAAAACTCACACG GTAAAGTGGTTGTGATTCTCATCACTCACTATGGTCTGGCCAAGGCGCTGTTCCAGGCGGTGGACCGGAAGTCATTGGTAGACACTGTACGCTGGATAGGTGTTGACGCATGGGCAGGGCGGCAGTTTGACGAGACCATACAGAAAGTGGTAGGAGGAGCTATAGCTGTACAGCCATTGGCCAGGAAGTTGGAGGGGTTCGATGACTACTTCACAAG CCTGACTCCGGCAACGAACTCTTTGAATCCGTGGTTCCGGGAATACTGGGAGTACCATTTCAACTGTAAACTCCACGGAAATACCAAAACAGGGAATTCTTGTACAGGAAAGGAACGTCTGAGCTCTGCTAACG GGTATGAACAGCTCCAGTCCCTGTACTACGTCAGGGACGCCATTCTAGCATTCGCCGACGCTTTACACCAGATCCACAGGGATACTTGTGGACTATATTACCGTGGTATATGTCCGAACATGGCAGCCAGTCTTACGGGAGACATGTTACTGTCAGCGCTAGATAACGTCGAGTTCACAGGTAATGATACTGCCAGAAACGATAACGTCGAGTTCACAG ACCCCTTAGGATTTCCATTCCACTTCATCAACGGTACTGATGGACCTCCGCGGTACAGTATCATGGTATACAGAAAGGAGGGCAACAAGTTCCAGTGGCAGGAAGTTGGAAACTACACAG AAGGCTTAGAAGGACAATACCGATTTGACATCCAAAACTTGCCATACAACAAGTCTATCTGTTCTTCCGCCTGTGATGTCGGCCAGGAGAAACGAGTTTTGGCCAGCCGGCCGTGTTGCTGGTACTGCAAGGACTGTACAAAAGATCAATATGTATCAGAAGAATTTACCTGCGAAACGTGCCCACAAAGTACTTCACCAAACAACTTCCGGAATGCGTGCTCTCTACTTCCGGTGGAGTATGTTTCATTTGGTGATTCCATTGCCGTTGTTGCATGTGTGTTTTCCAGTGTAGGAATACTATTGTGCGTGTTCGTTTTTGTAATCTATATCCGGTCCCGGTCAACTCCAATAGTCAAGGCTTCTGGTATAGAACTTAGTTTTGTCTTGTTGGCTGGGATCGTATTATCCTACGCgtctactttcattttcataGCCAAACCTTCCGACGTGATCTGTGGTTTCCGACGAGCTCTTCTCGGAATCTGCTACACTATGTGTTACGCCACCATTCTTACAAAGACAAATAGAATATACAGAATATTTTCTATgagagaaagaaaaacaaatcgTGTAATAATGAAACGCTTTACAAGCTCCAAATCTTCTCTGGTGATAACACTACTACTCTGTGCAATAGAGTGTGTGGCCATTGTTGTGTGGTTGATATTCGATCCGCCAAAAGCAGTAAACATGGACTACAAACCTGATGACGTGATACACAATATTTTGGTCTGTCATGACAGTATGGATTTTTCCTACATCGGAGTACTCATATACCCGTTTATACTGATgctggtatgtattgtgtatgctGTGAAGACAAGGAAGACGCCTGATGGTTTTAACGAAACAAAATTTATAACATTCTGCTGCTCCTCCACAGTCATTGTGTGGATAGCATTTATCCCTACTTACTTCTCCACGAACAACTCATTCCTAAGAATGGCGTCGTTGACATTGTCGCTGTTTGTGAATGCCACTGTGATACTATCCCTTCTTTTTCTGAGGAAAATCTACATCGTTTTGTTTAGACCTAAGAAAAACACGCGCGAGAAGGTGATGAGCCGAGCGTCCTTGAGTCATGATCTCGGCGACAAAGAAAGTAACTACAGCAACGTCCACACGCGGCCTG TATCTACGTGTTCCGTCAGTAGACCAGACAGACAGGATGTTCAGGAGACTGGTAAGCAGGTTAACGGAATCAAACCAGAGGTAAAGCGTATGGATTCGGAAGGCTTCTCCATTTCCACTCCAGGGATTGGCAGTCTGGGGATGAGTTTGAGTGGGTCGCAGATTCTTTCGGAAATCTTACCCAATATGCAGGAACGTACCGTCAACCCCAGACATCTGACGCTTCGTGATCCCGAGGATAGTGTCGACCCCGGAGTCAGTAGGTCTAGACTGAAACCCTATCAACATGTCATCCCCGAGATCAAAGTAAATGATATGCCATTATCTTCTCTGGCGTCCAACAAAGTGGTCTCGTAA
- the LOC117344871 gene encoding metabotropic glutamate receptor 7-like isoform X2, with amino-acid sequence MLTYGTEFGVFVITLCVLVNPSLGMLRANVTGDVILGGLFPIHRGTDDGQCGDIQEQDGIQTLETAIWTLQQINAKYQNLRIGLVAMDTCESDTVALENALEFVSMDGINLGSNPIDYGYICRDGSLPYQNSFTGPVRMSNRAVGVVGAAFSQVSIAVASFLRLFKVPQISYWSTSPELSDQDRFSYFKRTVPSDAFQARVIVNILLHLEWWYVVALYEQTSYGANLYFETKRLAEEEGICFGLTEKITPSKDGIDDELERLAYKISDIKNSHGKVVVILITHYGLAKALFQAVDRKSLVDTVRWIGVDAWAGRQFDETIQKVVGGAIAVQPLARKLEGFDDYFTSLTPATNSLNPWFREYWEYHFNCKLHGNTKTGNSCTGKERLSSANGYEQLQSLYYVRDAILAFADALHQIHRDTCGLYYRGICPNMAASLTGDMLLSALDNVEFTGNDTARNDNVEFTDPLGFPFHFINGTDGPPRYSIMVYRKEGNKFQWQEVGNYTGLEGQYRFDIQNLPYNKSICSSACDVGQEKRVLASRPCCWYCKDCTKDQYVSEEFTCETCPQSTSPNNFRNACSLLPVEYVSFGDSIAVVACVFSSVGILLCVFVFVIYIRSRSTPIVKASGIELSFVLLAGIVLSYASTFIFIAKPSDVICGFRRALLGICYTMCYATILTKTNRIYRIFSMRERKTNRVIMKRFTSSKSSLVITLLLCAIECVAIVVWLIFDPPKAVNMDYKPDDVIHNILVCHDSMDFSYIGVLIYPFILMLVCIVYAVKTRKTPDGFNETKFITFCCSSTVIVWIAFIPTYFSTNNSFLRMASLTLSLFVNATVILSLLFLRKIYIVLFRPKKNTREKVMSRASLSHDLGDKESNYSNVHTRPVSTCSVSRPDRQDVQETGKQVNGIKPEVKRMDSEGFSISTPGIGSLGMSLSGSQILSEILPNMQERTVNPRHLTLRDPEDSVDPGVSRSRLKPYQHVIPEIKVNDMPLSSLASNKVVS; translated from the exons ATGTTGACATATGGAACTGAGTTTGGGGTGTTCGTCATAACTTTGTGTGTACTAGTGAACCCTAGCCTTGGGATGTTGAGAGCAAACGTAACCGGTGACGTCATCTTGGGTGGTTTGTTTCCAATTCACAGAGGTACAGACGATGGACAATGTGGCGACATCCAGGAACAAGATGGCATCCAAACTCTCGAAACAGCCATCTGGACTTTACAACAGATAAACGCCAAATATCAAAATCTCAGAATAGGCCTTGTTGCTATGGATACATGTGAATCAGACACAGTTGCCTTGGAGAACGCGTTAGAATTTGTCAGCATGGACGGAATTAATTTGGGGTCTAATCCCATTGATTATGGATACATTTGTCGTGACGGTAGCCTCCCTTACCAGAACTCTTTTACCGGTCCAGTACGCATGAGCAACAGGGCGGTTGGCGTAGTGGGTGCAGCTTTTAGCCAGGTTTCTATCGCCGTAGCCAGTTTTCTACGACTTTTCAAAGTACCGCAG ATAAGTTACTGGTCAACTAGTCCGGAACTTAGCGACCAGGATCGGTTTTCATATTTCAAGAGAACTGTCCCTTCCGATGCCTTTCAAGCTCGTGTTATCGTCAACATTCTCCT tCACCTGGAATGGTGGTATGTTGTTGCTCTATATGAACAGACAAGTTACGGGGCAAACCTTTACTTCGAGACGAAGCGTCTGGCTGAAGAGGAAGGCATCTGTTTCGGTTTGACAGAAAAGATCACTCCTTCTAAAGATGGAATAGATGATGAGTTAGAACGGCTAGCGTACAAGATTTCGGATATCAAAAACTCACACG GTAAAGTGGTTGTGATTCTCATCACTCACTATGGTCTGGCCAAGGCGCTGTTCCAGGCGGTGGACCGGAAGTCATTGGTAGACACTGTACGCTGGATAGGTGTTGACGCATGGGCAGGGCGGCAGTTTGACGAGACCATACAGAAAGTGGTAGGAGGAGCTATAGCTGTACAGCCATTGGCCAGGAAGTTGGAGGGGTTCGATGACTACTTCACAAG CCTGACTCCGGCAACGAACTCTTTGAATCCGTGGTTCCGGGAATACTGGGAGTACCATTTCAACTGTAAACTCCACGGAAATACCAAAACAGGGAATTCTTGTACAGGAAAGGAACGTCTGAGCTCTGCTAACG GGTATGAACAGCTCCAGTCCCTGTACTACGTCAGGGACGCCATTCTAGCATTCGCCGACGCTTTACACCAGATCCACAGGGATACTTGTGGACTATATTACCGTGGTATATGTCCGAACATGGCAGCCAGTCTTACGGGAGACATGTTACTGTCAGCGCTAGATAACGTCGAGTTCACAGGTAATGATACTGCCAGAAACGATAACGTCGAGTTCACAG ACCCCTTAGGATTTCCATTCCACTTCATCAACGGTACTGATGGACCTCCGCGGTACAGTATCATGGTATACAGAAAGGAGGGCAACAAGTTCCAGTGGCAGGAAGTTGGAAACTACACAG GCTTAGAAGGACAATACCGATTTGACATCCAAAACTTGCCATACAACAAGTCTATCTGTTCTTCCGCCTGTGATGTCGGCCAGGAGAAACGAGTTTTGGCCAGCCGGCCGTGTTGCTGGTACTGCAAGGACTGTACAAAAGATCAATATGTATCAGAAGAATTTACCTGCGAAACGTGCCCACAAAGTACTTCACCAAACAACTTCCGGAATGCGTGCTCTCTACTTCCGGTGGAGTATGTTTCATTTGGTGATTCCATTGCCGTTGTTGCATGTGTGTTTTCCAGTGTAGGAATACTATTGTGCGTGTTCGTTTTTGTAATCTATATCCGGTCCCGGTCAACTCCAATAGTCAAGGCTTCTGGTATAGAACTTAGTTTTGTCTTGTTGGCTGGGATCGTATTATCCTACGCgtctactttcattttcataGCCAAACCTTCCGACGTGATCTGTGGTTTCCGACGAGCTCTTCTCGGAATCTGCTACACTATGTGTTACGCCACCATTCTTACAAAGACAAATAGAATATACAGAATATTTTCTATgagagaaagaaaaacaaatcgTGTAATAATGAAACGCTTTACAAGCTCCAAATCTTCTCTGGTGATAACACTACTACTCTGTGCAATAGAGTGTGTGGCCATTGTTGTGTGGTTGATATTCGATCCGCCAAAAGCAGTAAACATGGACTACAAACCTGATGACGTGATACACAATATTTTGGTCTGTCATGACAGTATGGATTTTTCCTACATCGGAGTACTCATATACCCGTTTATACTGATgctggtatgtattgtgtatgctGTGAAGACAAGGAAGACGCCTGATGGTTTTAACGAAACAAAATTTATAACATTCTGCTGCTCCTCCACAGTCATTGTGTGGATAGCATTTATCCCTACTTACTTCTCCACGAACAACTCATTCCTAAGAATGGCGTCGTTGACATTGTCGCTGTTTGTGAATGCCACTGTGATACTATCCCTTCTTTTTCTGAGGAAAATCTACATCGTTTTGTTTAGACCTAAGAAAAACACGCGCGAGAAGGTGATGAGCCGAGCGTCCTTGAGTCATGATCTCGGCGACAAAGAAAGTAACTACAGCAACGTCCACACGCGGCCTG TATCTACGTGTTCCGTCAGTAGACCAGACAGACAGGATGTTCAGGAGACTGGTAAGCAGGTTAACGGAATCAAACCAGAGGTAAAGCGTATGGATTCGGAAGGCTTCTCCATTTCCACTCCAGGGATTGGCAGTCTGGGGATGAGTTTGAGTGGGTCGCAGATTCTTTCGGAAATCTTACCCAATATGCAGGAACGTACCGTCAACCCCAGACATCTGACGCTTCGTGATCCCGAGGATAGTGTCGACCCCGGAGTCAGTAGGTCTAGACTGAAACCCTATCAACATGTCATCCCCGAGATCAAAGTAAATGATATGCCATTATCTTCTCTGGCGTCCAACAAAGTGGTCTCGTAA